A single window of Prionailurus viverrinus isolate Anna chromosome F1, UM_Priviv_1.0, whole genome shotgun sequence DNA harbors:
- the LOC125154954 gene encoding protein S100-A12-like, which translates to MTKLEEHLEGIINVFHRYSSRVGDPDTLSKGELKQLITRELTNTLQNTKDQPTIDKIFQDLDADKDGQVTFDEFVVLVSRVLRTAHVNIHKE; encoded by the exons ATGACTAAGCTGGAAGAACACTTGGAGGGGATCATTAATGTCTTCCACCGGTACTCAAGCCGGGTGGGGGATCCTGACACCCTTTCCAAGGGTGAGCTGAAGCAGCTGATCACAAGGGAACTTACAAACACCCTCCAG AATACCAAAGATCAACCTACCATTGACAAGATATTCCAAGATCTGGATGCTGATAAAGATGGACAGGTCACCTTTGATGAATTTGTAGTCCTGGTGTCTCGCGTGCTACGGACTGCCCATGTCAATATCCACAAAGAGTAG